The nucleotide sequence tggtccaaaggtttgaaacgttgccattttagtccaaatagttagaaacgttgccattttagtccagtgggttaacttcatccatttttatGTTAACAAGAagagcaattcggtcattttatatgtaattctgttaactagaagcccttctcgttaacagaaaaaatggatgaagttaactcagCGGACTAAGATGGCAATGTTTAAGAACTATTTGGACCAAAAcagcaacgtttcaaacctttggactaaactagcaaaatagccaaaccacagggactaaaatggcatttaactcagaAAATTTTCGGGCTCAGTACATTTTGTTATTATCAGTTTCTGTTCTAACGTCTCAAGATCTTTAACGATTTCTGTACTGTCTTAGGGGAATCCATTTTTTTCACATACATTTTTGTTGTTGCAATGACCTATGTGTTTGGTTTCGTTGTTTTTATTCAATAAATTGTTTTCTTGTATGCATGCAGGGATGTGATGATTATAGCGTTGTAGTATTGTCTGATGAATGTGACAGCGGTCTCCATTATGAACTGCCAATAGATTTCTCAAGTCCTGCAGCGACAGAGGTGGTTATTCCTCTTAAAAGCCAGCTTTCGTTGGATGGCCGTTTGAGCAATCAAAGCTACATCAACATGATGGTGGAAAATGCAGTTGCATATTCTGTAGATGTTGAAACCAATAATGAGGAAACTCTTGGTAATTTGAAGAACGAACAACAACTATTGACGGTGAGTAGATCAAGTAATTCTATACGGACGGGCTCACTAATTTTTCAACAAAAAAGTTTATCTGTTTAACCTATTAGATATATTTTAAAATCCATGTTGACTCGTTCATAAGTTAAGGGGTGAAATTTGGTATCCTTGATTCtctaaagagtaaactgccattttggtccctaaggtttggtcacttttgccattttagtccaaaactcaaatcttttgcatctgggtctctgtggtttcagttttattgccattttggtccaaaattgaaatcaggtcatatttgtcttataaaatcctgcaattttgtcattttcctcagggacaaatcaggtcatatttgtcttataaaatttgatatttatttataaaaaagaaatgaccattttgcccatgaggaaaaagacaaaatagcaggattttataagacaaatatgacctgatttcatttttggaccaaaatggcaataaaactgaaaccacagagacccagatgcaaaagatttgagttttggactaaaatggcaaaagtgactaaacctcaaggaccaaaatggcagtttactcttctCTAAAAAGTAAAACCGAGTTGTTTCAAACGTTGTTGTGGATCGATATGAAATTGTTACTATTCAAGAAGTAATTACTGGAATGATTTTGCAATGTTAATTTCATGGTAATGGTATTGTGCAGAAATCACTGCAGAAACAGATCAGCTTCGACATGGGAGGTAAGTACATGCAGATGTTGATGAACCACAGCCTCATGTTGTCCAAGTTTTCCACTCGAGGTTCTTAACCGTCTTCTACTTCAATTCATTTCTTGCTACAAAATTACCATGTGATCATATGATCAAACATAACATGTGACTAATGATGCGCTTGCTTTTGTTCAACAGATAAAATTGTTGGCGAGAAAGTTGTTGATGCTCCCAGATCGAGGAAGCATAAGCGTGTTGGCTCGGGGTTTAATTCAAGAAAAATTGTTCTCCTCTTCTCAGTCTTGTAAGCTTGCAACTTCTCatgattttaaatataaattataaatcaAAGTTACATTAGAAAAAAAATCCAGTCAACACAAATCAAACGCTTACGGTGAGTTTCCTttcaaatgggtcaaataaaagcATTTGCTAAAAGaggaacgggtcaaacaagttgaAAAATGTATACAAACccctaaatcattttattaaaagatTTATTGTTATGATCTTCTTTTTATAATCATAATTAAGACATTAACTATTTATCAACAATGGAACATAAGAGTGTTTGACGGGCAACTTGACCCATTACCGAGCCTGACCTACCCAGTGGATATAAATGTGAATTTGGGTGACAAGTATATGCTTCTTTTATTTCACACAAGCACTAAACTGTCTCTGTTTTGCAGGTCGAGTTTGGGGACGATTATACTTATATATCTGACACTGAGAGTAAGACAGATGGGTATTTATTCGGGCTGAACTCGCCGTCACTTTGCAATTTCACTTTTTTGTTCCTGGAAACAGTTTCgttaaattcaaaaaaaaaaaaaaaaagttgatgcGCACGATGACTTGTTATAAATCCGATAACGCATAATTCTGTCTTGATATGTACATAAGTTGAGAAAAACACTGTTGAAATGTTAAGTCATTTtttttggatatattgatctcttGTCTACTTTGGAAGCCTTTGTCCTAATAGTGTTGAAACTatgattttaaatttttaatcTACAGATGGAAACGACTAATGAGTGTTGTAAACTTGTAATGAATCCAAAGTTCTGGGGACTGTGTTAGGGTGTAAATCGTGTCAGGTTCGCAGGTTGAATTGTTTAACCCGAATATGACCCATTTTTTATTCGTGATGTTCGGTTAAACAGGTTGGCAGGTCGACCTGTTTAACTAAACATGTTACATATGCCAATATAAAACGTGATTATTTTTATGTTGTGTTCGTGTCATTTTTTAGGTAACGCGGAAATTGTCATCCCTAGTCTATCTAACGAATAGAGTGAAATCCTTGTCACATGAATAGCCTGTTAAACCCGACTTACATGAATACAATTTCTTCGACTTATTTACATAAAAACAGGTCTAGTTGGGACTTCTCTGCGAATAAAAAtacacaatatttttgttttattactaaaagaacaaaaatgaaaaacaaaaaataaaactaaatgtGGAAAAACTAACCACTGTCTGACTTATTCTTTATAGAGGTGAAAACAATTGAGCCCGAGCTCGCTTGCGCTCGAGCCCGGCTTGTTTAGCTTTTAAGATcttgagctcgagcttggcttgcttatttattgtttattaattaatttatttacaattatagttatttttatatatttgttATTATAGTTTCTTCTGaaactatatatatacacaaaatgtATTTCTATCACATTTTTATATACaattatgattattatataattttacatttaaaatatttaacaaaagctatataaataAGAGTTAAGATCCGGTACAAACCTTATGTTACCTAAGAGCAGTAGGAACAAATTTTGATTGTTGTTTAATtaaatcaagggctaagattgaTTAGAGTTCATCATTAACAATTACTATATTATACAATAAGATATATGGGTATTTTAGTTATTTAGCCATTTTCCATTAAATACTAATTCCACCAAgggtttttaaactaaaataacatttaaatacttcattatttaaaaaaaatacaatttaagtattttttttctttaatattgataccatattgctatactttttttatttataaaagtaacttttaaaaaagttacaaaaagatgttttataattgtgctagTTATGTAGTTGGATTGTGCTAGTATGAAAAATATATTGTGTTGATTTTAAATCTATATGTATATTCTTATTTTGTTGTGTAATTCTTATATGTTGCtatttttttccttttatgttGTTATTGGGAGCCTATTTGAAAATAAACGTGTTTTCTACTAGTTATGTAATAACATGTGTTATttacaaaattaaataaaaacatgaaattgTGCTAGTTATGTAACAACATGTgttatttacaaaataaaaaaaatgaaattatgcTAGTTATGTAACAACATGTGTGTtgtttacaaaataaaaaaatacatgaaATTGTGCTTGTGCTAGTTATGTAGTAGTATGTGCTCTTTgtgtaattaaaaaaaaacatgaaattaTGCTAGTTACATAATAGCATGTGTTctttacaaaattaaaaaaaaaatgacatTATCAAATTTACAAATTATAAATAGCATGAAAATAGAGATTTTCCATAATCCTTGTATATTGTCAAAGACAAATATACCTTTATTGAGTCTTTATAAGTTATCCATTTGTTACTACTCTATTGGTTCTTATAGTTTTTAGATTTAATTTAGTTTGTATATGATCCTACCACATATAAATAATAGGCTCGTTTAGACTCGCGAGCcagctcgagctcgataagtgaagctcaaACTTAtgtatatagagagagagagacaaagTGAAAGGGTATGGGAATAAGATGACCCTTTATTAAACAAGGTATTTTTATGCTAGAGTTCGGGATCGAGCTTTTGGCAAGCGAATCCAATCTCGAGTAGATCACAAGCGAGTCGTCGTGGTTACACCCCTAATTTCTTCTATCTATGCTATAATATACCCTTCTTCTATCTATGCTATTATATACCCAATTTTAAAGTATGAAAATCTTATCAAAATAATCAAactatattttaaataaatacgTGAAAACCATTTTAATCAATTATTTTATTCAATTATTTGctaaggggactaggggtggttcactagtgatagaatttatcactcacaagcaccaatcaagtttcgccatgtcattgaccatttttccatcactcacaaccatttttagtaggggtggtcatcactcaccaccacacccaacaatttccccccaaccaacaaatacccTCACAAACAAAAATGATAACGCGTGAAGGAAATAACGGAAAATGGTTTGCGTTATACTATAACGCGTTAATCTTACGACCGGCGGCCGATATAACGCGTTATATAAGGTTCCGTTATAGTATCACGCACCCACCCCGTGGGCTCTAATAAGTTCAAAGTAAATGGGTTTAGGGTACTCGGGGTACCCTTGAGTACCCCATTCGGTTCAGCAACACCATCGCTGGCAGCTCGGCTTGGAAATTGGGTAGTGAGAATTGGGTACGAGAAACCAATTGTGAATGTTGAGGAAACTCATTGTGAATATGGGGTGGCGATGAGGTGGTTGTCCCTCATTGGTTGGTGTCATTTGGGTACTTCTCCATATGGCCCCCTACCAAATTGGGTACCTTTCCAtggatttggttaaaaatgatgTGGTTGTCCCTCATCGGTTAATACCATTTGTTACTTTGCTTTTTGATTGATTTAAAAAACTGGTGGGGACCATATGTAGAACAATGAAAGCCTAATTTCATGGATAGGATCTAATCAAGCCAAACCATTCATATGTTACTCAAGATAGGTTTGCTAAAAGCTTAAATCAAGTCAAGCTCGAGCTTGAATAGGCACAAGATCCTATACAAGTTACAAATGTATCATTTATGTCCTttatatacaatatataaattattgatgttctgaaaaaaaaaaaaaactatatgttAAATGTATATGTTTACGTAGTAATTGTTAtcatatataaaattataataaaataatcgGTTCTTGAAAAACTACTCATGAGCCGAGTTTAAGCTTTAGAAATAGAGCTCGAAACGAGTTGTACTCAAAGTCGAGCTCTCGTAGTTAAATGGATCGAGCTCCCCTCATTTACACCCCTTTTCATATACTAACTAACAATATTCTGCTAGGGAGACACTAGATATGGCATTAAGACCCAAGGAAACATTTATTACCTTGTGCTCCAAGTAACATAACTAAAGCCGACAGATAAAAGgaagtaacacaaatctttggtTTGTCAAAGCTCAAAAAGGTATTCTAAAGATGCATACTTTGATCATGTAACTTACATATCAAAATTATCAACATTACAATCTATAAAGCATCTCTAGCACGCGCACCCTCCACCTTGCTGCTCTGACTGCGAAGCGTTTCCTGAAGATTTCAAGTTCACATCAACCATGTCTTCTTGTTTTGTGGAAGAAATAGTCTCCATCCCCGGTAATGCAGCAGCAATCTTTCGGAATAAAGGCTGTATCATATCAGACAAATGTTTTTTATGAGAGATTGTTTGACTTTGAGTCAACCATGCTAGTGTTCACAAATCTTTGTGGGCCAGCCGCCCGACCCACACTAAAAAGGCATCTATTTTGACCCATTAGCAGCCAACCTGATATATTAAGTTATACACCCACCCATTTACCACCAAATGTACAGGCCGGTGAGTACAACTATATGGATGCAAAGCATGTAACTAAAAATCAGTTTTGCATACAAAGAAATGATGGTAAGTTGAACTTTTTTTATAGGGTAACAATGAGAACACATTACAGGAAAACTCACAAGAGTGTATATAAAAGGTAAGAGTGTAACCTTGATATTGAATCCAGCCTTTGCACTGGTTTCTATAAACATGACGCCGAATTCACGAGCTTTGCCATCTC is from Helianthus annuus cultivar XRQ/B chromosome 9, HanXRQr2.0-SUNRISE, whole genome shotgun sequence and encodes:
- the LOC110878300 gene encoding uncharacterized protein LOC110878300, whose translation is MAVNSTEEEGCDDYSVVVLSDECDSGLHYELPIDFSSPAATEVVIPLKSQLSLDGRLSNQSYINMMVENAVAYSVDVETNNEETLGNLKNEQQLLTKSLQKQISFDMGGKYMQMLMNHSLMLSKFSTRDKIVGEKVVDAPRSRKHKRVGSGFNSRKIVLLFSVLSSLGTIILIYLTLRVRQMGIYSG